The Vibrio tritonius genomic sequence CTACCATATTGATTTTGTAGTACCTTGCATTCATGGTTATCCAGGGGAAACCGGTGATATTCAATCCATGCTCAACCTTGCAGGCATTCCATATTTAGGCTGCGGTCCTGAGGCAAGCTCAAACAGTTTTAATAAAATCACATCCAAGCTTTGGTACGATGCATTAGGTATCCCAAATACGCCGTACGTTTTCCTCTCTGAAAACAATGCAGAAGCGATTGAGAAGACCAAAGCTGCACTACAGCAGTGGGGTAGTTTGTTCGTTAAAGCCGCACGACAAGGCTCATCGGTTGGGTGCTATAAAGTGACGGCTGAAGAGCAAGTGGCTGAAACAGTAGCGAATGCGTTCACTTTCTCTGAACAAGTATTGGTAGAAAAAGCGGTTAAACCACGCGAACTAGAAGTTGCAGCGTATCAGTTTAATGGGAAGCTCTATATTACTAAACCGGGTGAAGTAATTGCGCCGGAAGATGCTTTCTATACTTATGAAGAAAAATACAGTGCAACGAGTCATTCTCATACTGTTGTTGAAGCTGAAAACCTAACTGATCAGCAATTAGCCGTTATCCGCGAAGCAGCAGAAAAAGCATTTGTACATATGAATCTTCGTCATTTATCACGTATTGACTTCTTCTTAACGCCAGAAGGCGATGTTTATCTAAACGAAATCAATACCTTCCCTGGAATGACCCCGATTTCCATGTTCCCAAAAATGTTGGAACATAATGGACATAGCTTTAGCGAATTCCTCGCGGATTGTATTAAAAGCTCACTTATTCCCAAGGCTTAATCGTTAAAAAGCGAATTTTTTCGCGCTCTGCTGTGTTCTTATCTCCTAAGTATTGATAAGGCATAGCAGGGCTAAGCCATCGTCCAAAACTCTGAATTTCTTTCGGTTTTAATCCCTGTTTAGCCAGCTCCTTTACGGCACCTATCCGAGTCGATTGGCCGGAAAA encodes the following:
- a CDS encoding D-alanine--D-alanine ligase is translated as MTKTTILLLCGGGSSEHEVSLISANFIQKQLALTPEFNVIPVEMKTEGWFLESGSLVYLDTNTATLNSDGETYHIDFVVPCIHGYPGETGDIQSMLNLAGIPYLGCGPEASSNSFNKITSKLWYDALGIPNTPYVFLSENNAEAIEKTKAALQQWGSLFVKAARQGSSVGCYKVTAEEQVAETVANAFTFSEQVLVEKAVKPRELEVAAYQFNGKLYITKPGEVIAPEDAFYTYEEKYSATSHSHTVVEAENLTDQQLAVIREAAEKAFVHMNLRHLSRIDFFLTPEGDVYLNEINTFPGMTPISMFPKMLEHNGHSFSEFLADCIKSSLIPKA